The genomic interval ATTACATATCCGATGTCATATTCACATGTACTCCATAGTAATTAACTAgcagtaaaaaaagaaaaccaagaaCATGGAAAGACTCAAGATCGAGTCGATCCTCACACAAACAAGCATACTTTGCATGGTCCATACGATCGATCATGGCAAGCATATGCATATATCTACTACTCCATCTCGATCATgagcatgcatcatgcatgcaaagcAACTACGGATGATGGCTAAGCATCATGTAGCATGCATAATGCAAAAATGATCATGGGCACTTGGGCCTCTTGCGAGCGCCATGGCCGGTGGTCATGTCGCGGTAGCAGGGGCACTCGTCCTTGTTGCCGGCCGTCCCCGACGGCACGCAGTTGCAGGAGGCGCAGCACACGCCGCAGTACTTGAGGCAGTCGTCGTGCCTGCTCGCCTTCGAGCACCTCACCTTGCACTTGCCGTCGCAGAAATCTACCAAAACATTCATTGTTTCAGCTCACCATGTTAacaccaagaaagaaaaacagtGTACTTGTGCAGATTATTCTGCTAAAAAAAATGCCTGTGAAAACTGACCTGATCCAGCCATGGAAACCTGGAGGGAAGAGGAGGCcaagagcaggagcaggaggagagccagggtggtggtggtgttgagCTTCATTGTGCTTGTGAATGCTGGTCCTAGACTCCAAGCAAGCAGCTTCAGAGTTGGGGTGTTGTGGAGAGTGTGAGTTGGTGAGTGAGGTTTTGGGGTGATTTATAGGAGCAGAGGTTGGAGTACTCAGGATTCAGTGGTTTGTGTAGCTAAGCTAGCAGAGGGTGGTTGGGGCTAAGCTAGCATTGGGTTCTAACCCTTTTGCTTTGGGGTAGAGTGTTAGCTAAACTTGCTCCCTTTTTTGTGAAAGGGAAAAACAAGAAGCAGAAGCTAATTTGTTCCTTGTCACTTGTGGCCTGTGGGATAACACTAGCTACCCCCAGAGAGCACAGAGGAGAGTCAGGCAGGGGAGACCAccagggcatggtgatgtattGATGAGCTGTGAGCTGGCATCCAAAAGGCAGACCTTTCTTTAAAGAGAGTCATTGGCTTAGGTGTGGCCACCCTACTATTTCCAAGCATTTTTTTCCTTGTCAAATTTTGCTTCCTAACACAGGCATGCAGTTACAAAGCTTTCTGCTAATCCCAAGTAGGGCTGATGTTTTAACATTGCTATGAGAAAATCAGTGTGTTTTAACATCTCTCCAAAAAATGGAGAGAGGTTAGCTAGTGGCCGGCCATGACATCAGGAAAGATAAGAGGTTGTTTGGTTGCTGGCCACTATTTATCTCTAACTTTAGATATATTTGATGAATTTAGACAATAATTTGGTTATTGTCATAGTTAGCAGAAGAGACAGCTCTCACGCAGGTCGGTCGGACGGCCGCCCAGACTCTGCCGATGTCGTCTCCACTTCAGATGGATCCAGGTCCTCTACAGTTCAGCAGAGAAGAACTGCAGCTACAGTATTCTGAGTCTGCTACAGTGAATTAATGGACCAAACAGTGTTTCGGTACTGTAGCAAAGTAATTTGTAAACAGTAATCTTTCTACTGTTTGCCTGATTACTGTTCCCATTTACTGTTTAGACCTACTGTAGCGATTTGTTTTAGGCCGTTGGATGTGAATCCAACAGCAAACAACACACCCTAATGCAGAGCACCATAGCTCCCTCTGCATTCTCTCCTCCGCTGCAAAGGAACTAAATTGACTTCGGATAGCTGTTGACGTCTATTAAAATAAGTTGATCCCACAAAACATTATTAGTTATCTGGTTATAACAATGGTGCTAGCTCTCTCACTGATCATAGTTATGGCAAGATTTTATTCTAATAATTAGATTcttattttaattaaatatttttaatgacCCATAAAAataggataattttttttaggtttcTTATTTTAAGTTCGTAACCTTAGAGATACATGCTAATTAAGTGTGACAACTTCAGCTCATAAATGATGATAAACTATAGCCGGCAACGAAACAGACCCAAACAGCTCGTTGAGGAGCACAGCGTTCATGCACCTCAGTCCAGTGATCGAGTTGGGGACCGGTGGATCATCATGGCTAATGAGTGCCAAGTTTGGAGTACGAcgagtcgacgacgacgacctcccgGGATCAAGATGAGCTAGCTTAACAAGCTAAGCTCCCCACAATCAAGGATAACGCATGGCTTTGGTTTTGCCTTTGCCGGACTGCTTCCATGTTTAGAGGTGTCAGCAGACAGCACGCAGTACTGTGCGCTAGCTGGCTGCCTTGGCCTGCTGCCGACGCATAACCATCATAGCCTCGAACCTTCCAGAATTTACTTTTCTTGCTCTCGCTGACTACTACCACACCAGTAGCTTGTGGAGTTGACGAGAGTAAAGTTGATGCTGTTCTTACAAGGCAAGTAGGCAACCtcgtttgtttttttgttcACGCAGCTAAGCATGTTCTTTCTTTCCAGGATAAGGTCGGCCTAGATACGCCCGGTACATATCGAGCTCATGATTGGCACAATGGCACTACACTtcactttcttttcttttcttttcttttttactgtgACTTGACAGAGAGCGTCCGGAGTGGTGACAGTGCTGGGTGGGTTTCTGTTTGTTGTTCGGCGCGTTTGGATCGCAGCTGTCACGCGATGGCACACGGCGAGAATCTGCACGGGCacgggcgcgcgcggcgccggaCACACACGGTCGACCGAGCGTACGTGGAGCCGGCAATGGGATGGGAGGATCAGGAGGCACGGGCGCGTCGGCTTTGGCAGGCGACGAGACGAGCCCCGTACCGCGACCGCGAGAGCTTTCCGCTGAGGAGGGTGGTCCGCGTGCCGCGTGTGCCGGTGGTGGTGTGTGAGACGACGCGGTTTCCCCCGTTGGATTCTCGGATTCTCGCGGACGTAGCAGCACGGCGGCCGTGTGGAGACAGCGCGAGCACACGAAGTGAATCAGTGAATCATCCACCGTTTCCACACGTACCGAGGCGCAGGGGATCGGAGGCAAGGGCGTGTGCGTCCACAGGCCACAGCCCACAGGTAAAGAAGAGTTGTTGAGAGATTTCGTCGGGATCTCATCtatgtgggggtgggggggggggggggggatttggAGTAGGGGTGGTTGTAGTACGAGGGATGGGCTGGAACCGTGTGCCGAAATAAGTAGCCTCTGCCTCGAACGGGACGGCTAATTTGGTGGTGGTCTCCGTTCAGGTTGGCGCTTCTCAACTGGTCCAGGCGGCACCCTTCACTGTTCCTAAGAATTGTCAACGGCTCAACGTTTACTTGCTCCGACCCATAAAAACGAACCTATTACAACGATTTGGATATAGGTATATTTAGATTCGTAATCACTAGAATATTTTGCATTCAatattagattgattttttatgggacgaagggagtacgtCGGATTGGGCCAATAGCCTCCACCACAGCCCGAGCAGTGAATAGCGTCGCAGttaaaatgtactccctccatgtCCAATTCGTTGTACTGGGAGGGATCATATCCCCTTCTAGGCTGGgattttttggacggagggagtaaacatTTGGACTCCTCTCTAAGTCTAAATTGCTCAATTGGGCTGACTCCAACCTTGTTAGAGCATCTTCAACAGCCTCTCTAAACACCCATATAGCCAGCTCTCCAATTGATTTGGCTAGCCAAACTCATTCCTCcactttctctccctcttcctcctctctcactGTTCCTCTTCTCTCGGACACTCGCACGCGACTGCTACCGTCCAGGggctggcgatggcggcggcggcagctcgcgATGATGACCTCGGCaacggcgacctcgacaacgACCCGTTGAATCCATGCCGCCGGTCTAGAGGTCgcacggaggcggaggctgcgCGGCCCCCGATCCACGCCGCGCAGTCCAGAGGCCGCACGGCTGGCCGAAACCGGTGGGGGTGAACGTCGCACAACCGGCCGAATCTGGCGGGGGCGGAGGTcacactgccgccgccgccacctcgtcgAAGCCAAGACGTCGACGGCCTTGTCCTCCTCAACaatcggcggcggaggagagcctCCAGTTGCTGGAGCAGCGGGAGAGACGCGCGTAGCGGGATCTGAAGgaggcgcgtggcggcggcgggcagcagtGGCCACGTTCACCAAGGTGGCCCCCTCCGCTCTGCTCACTGCATCGGCCGCCCAAGGTGGCCGCTACAGGTCTTCGCTCCGCTCGCCGAGGTGGCCCTCTCCAGTACCTGTCCCccatctcgccggcggcaacaAAGCCAAGGCGCTCCTTtctgacggcgacgacgacggtgagctCGGGCAAAGGATGCAAGCTAGCGACGACGCGCCTCCTTCCCATGGTGGCAGCAGGCACGAGCGTAGGGAGCTGGTGCACGGTGGCGATATGCAGAGGCAGGAAGGGCACGAGGAAGGGTCAGGGGATGGTGCGGCTggtggggagagaggggggaaaagATGGTAGGACCCACAGATGGCTAGTGGCTGAGGGTGGCCAAAGGCTGGCCAAGTTTGGCTAGCTCGAGCCCATGTATGGCGATTGCTATTTTTTAGCTAGTGGGATAGCCATGTTATTGGAGTACATTTTTTGTTCaaagttgctaaaatttagcttgGAAAGTGCCATGGAAAGGCTGTTGGAGATGATCTTAAGCTGCTGTACTAGGTTGCTCAGGGTGATAATTCACCAATTTGCCCAGAACACGTTCTGATTACATGCCGCGCATAGCAATTTGGAGATACAAACATCGAAAGCATACAAACGGAGTAGTGCTGCATCAGCAAAGCAaccagctactccctccatttcacaatgtaagactttctagcattgtccacatacatataaatgttaatgaatctaaacacatacatatttctagatttattaacatctaaaattctaaatgaatgtgggtaatgctataaagtcttacattatgaaacggaggaagtatgaaaTTTCCCACACGCAACACTGCAAAGCAGAGGTGCAAGCATATGCAATTCAGCATCTGAATTCCGAAGTGGAGTGGGACTGGCAAGCTTAGATCCCACAAGCCAGAACACATCTCCATTTGCTAATACATTAACACGGATACGTGCTTAAAGTTGCTAAGAACGTCGGTACTAGTGTTACTACAACTGCCAGAGGCACCCTACCATTGTCTCCAGAGAAATAGGTAAACCTACGAGGCTACGAAGTCGAGCTAACTCAGGCCAACAAAACCAATCTACGAACCCCCTTCAAGATCACTAAAACCCATCTAAGCTAACTCAACTCCACTGATGAGGGCAGTCACTTCACAAAATGCGGGTTCAGAAGCTTGGCGACCTCCAGGAATCCCACGCGCTCTTGCCCAGCAAACAGGACCTTCAGCTTCTCATCACACACGATCACCTTCTTGTCCGCAGGATCCTGGAAATTGTTAATCCAGTAACATAAGAACAAAAGCAAATTACGGTATGTGGGACATGAGCAATCATGACACAGGGATGTCTACGAGCATTACCAAATTTACAACTACGTTTGGGACACAAGCAATCTATGGTGAGGGAATGGACCTCATTGTCTTTCCAAGCCCCTAAACTAGCTTCGTATTAGGTGATGAAACGCTTCTCTATACAAACAATTGTACAAGCTCGAGTTGGATACTAATCCCTGGGAGTGTACTACAGAGTGATTGTGCCAATTCATGACCATGAGATCAATAAAACACTATATGGAGGAACATGTAGCAGTACAACATCTGTAAAATGGAAATTACAGTTGAATCATAATCTCTCTATTACCACCACCTAGCAGTGAACCGCAGCTCCACCTCACATCTGCCATGCAGCCCACTGACTGTCGTAGAACATACCCAACCCCAATCAAAATGCCACAAACTATGCCATTATTATCTTACATAGTAGCCCACAGACCAGCATGCACTTAGTCAGACAATAGCAGGCAAACTCtatatgcatgatgcatcacAAGAAGCCAATGACCAACAAGATGGGACATACAAGTTCCTCGTTTACTTCCATTAGAATCATTCAACATGTAAGTGGCGGTCTCAAATTATTAGCATGGACACACGGAGAAGTGCTGCAGTATAGCTACAGGCAAATGCTACACAATACATCAGCTATTATTTTCTAGTTGACAATGTGCATTGCGCAATGTGTTTGGAAATGTTATAAGCTAATAAGCAGCATATGCCACACGCACATTGGATGCAACGATAAACAAAAACGTTGCACTATTTTCAATCTACACATATCAGCATCTGGTACATTTTCACCTGATACGGCCCCTTGTACTTATTCCAAACGGAAA from Oryza glaberrima chromosome 3, OglaRS2, whole genome shotgun sequence carries:
- the LOC127765704 gene encoding peamaclein-like — its product is MKLNTTTTLALLLLLLLASSSLQVSMAGSDFCDGKCKVRCSKASRHDDCLKYCGVCCASCNCVPSGTAGNKDECPCYRDMTTGHGARKRPKCP